The following is a genomic window from Calditrichota bacterium.
TGCTCAAAAATATATCGTTTGAGGTCAGGCCCGGCGAGAAAATCGCTTTCGTCGGCGCCACTGGGGCGGGCAAAAGTTCAATTATTAATTTATTGTGTCGGTTTTACGATTGTACCAAAGGCGAAATTTTGCTGGATGGAATGAACATCAAAAATCTGGAAGTTAGCGATGTCAGACACCATATCGGTCTGGTTCTTCAAGATGTTTTTATTTTTGCCGATACAATTAAAGAAAATATCCGCCTGGGAAATCGGGAAATCGAAGACGAAAAAATTCAACAATTGGCGCAATATGTCAATGCACACCAATTCATCGCACAACTTCCCGCGAGATACGAAGAGCCAATGATGGAAAGAGGCGCCTCTCTCTCCACCGGGCAAAAACAGCTACTTGCCTTTGCTCGGGCTTTGGCGTACAATCCGACTGTTTTGATCCTAGACGAAGCCACCTCCAGCGTGGACACTGAATCCGAGATACTGATCCAAAATGCGTTGAACAAACTCATGAAAAGCCGCACTTCAATTTTCATCGCCCATCGGCTTTCCACCGTCCAGAATTGCGACCGCATCATTGTTTTGCACAAAGGCGAAATCAGGGAGCGGGGAACGCATCAGCAATTGCTTCGTCAGAAAGGAATCTATTACAAATTGTATCGGTTGCAATATCTGAGCACAGAAAAAGAAGGTTTTTAAGACTCATTGAAGTACTGGTTGATACAACGTAACTATAGTAAACTAACTGCTTTAGCAGTTTTTCCTTTTCTCAATTTAGAAATTTAGGTAAAACTTAAATTAATTAATTTATATCTGTATTCCCGAAAACATTCTTTTAAAAATGATTATCGAAACTACAAACTCGAAACTATAATTTTACAGCAATAGCTGCACAAAAACAAATGTAATTTTTCAAAAAAACAGGAGTCTCTCATGGATCGAAATGTCATCGGCGTCATTGTCGGTTTTGCCTTTGTCTTTTTGATGATTTTTGTCGCGACGGTCATTCAGAAAATTTTCAAATTGAGTAATGACTTCAGCCGGAAAATTATCCACATTTCTGTGGGAAACTGGCTATTTTTCGCGCTCTATTATTTTACAAAATGGGAGTACGCAATCATTGGCCCTGTGGTTTTCATTTTTTTGAATTATTTGTCCTACCGCACAAATTTATTCGCTGCCATGGAGTTGAAAGAAAAAAATCCGGGCACAGTCTATTACGCGATTTCGCTGACAATTTGCACCTTGCTCACTTTTGTACCGAGTCCGATCCGTTATTTGCCATTTTTGGGAATACTGGCAATGACCTGGGGCGACGGTTTTGCTGCGGTCATCGGGAAAAATTTTCCCGTCAAGCAAATTCGTCCGGGAAAATCGTGGGGCGGCAGTCTGGCATTTTTTGTCTTTGCCGGTCTTTCAGCAGCAGTTTATTTGTTCATTTTTCAACCGGAAATGGCGGCAAGCCGCATGAGTCAATTAGCAATCGGCACCGCTTTTTTGGGAGCAGTGATTGAAATCTTTTCGCCGAAAAACACGGACAATTTGACCGTACCGATCATCATCGGCGTGCTGGCGTTCGTCCTGGGAATTTAATCAATAAATTTCGAGGGTACGATTTTGAAAAGGAATTCATTTTTTTGTTGACTATTAATTTCATTTGTCTTATTTTAGGAAAGTTTTGACCAAGTCAGAAGAAGGCGGATGAATTTTAACAAAAAATTAGATCAAATTTGCCAGGGAAAAAATAGTCTGGTTTGCGTGGGCATCGACGTTGATCTGGAAAAAGTGCCACCATTCATTGCCCGAGAAAAAAATGCGCTGGTGAAATTCAGTAAAGTGATCATTGACGCCACGCTTCCGTTTGCCGCCGCCTACAAAATTAACACGGCGTTTTTCGAAGCCTATGGCGCGGAAGGCTGGAAAGCAATGGCGGAAATCGCGGAATATTTGCCCGATGACGTGATCAAAGTCGCTGATGCCAAACGCGGCGACATCGGCAACACGTCACGCCGCTACGCCAGAGCATTTTTTGAGAAGCTGCCTTTTGACGCGATCACTGTCAGCCCCTATCTGGGCTTTGACAGCGTGGCACCGTTTTTGGAGCAAAAAGAAAAAGGCGCTTTTGTGCTCTGCCACACGACAAACAAAGGCGCTGAGGATTTTCAGCGCGTAAGCGACGGACAAAATCAACTTTATGAAATTGTCGCGGCAAAAGTTCAATCGTGGAATGCGTTGGACAATTGCGGACTGGTGGTCGGCGCCACATATCCGGAGCAGATGCGGGAAGTTCGCGCGTTGGCGCCGGAGTTGCCGTTTCTCGTTCCCGGGCTCGGCGCTCAGGGCGGAGATTATGAATTGGCCGTTTCCTACGCCACAGATGAAAATGGCAGGGGAGCAATTTTTAACGCCAGCCGCAGCATTTTGTACGCTTCGTCCGGAAAAGATTTTGCCGAACGGGCGGAAGAAGCTGCCAGAGAGATGAAAGAAAAAATTAATTCCATTCGTGAAAATAAACGAGGCAACTAGTGACAAAAGAGGAAGCATTACATATTTTTCGTGAGACAGGCGCTCTGTTGGAAGGACATTTTTTATTGACGTCGGGTCTGCACAGTCCGCAATATTTTCAGTGCGCGCGGGTGCTGCAATATCCGAGAATGGCGCAGAAATTGTGCGGAGAAATTGCCATTCCTTTCGTGGGTGCAGACATCGACGTGGTTGTCGGGCCGGCGATGGGCGGCATTGTGGTGGCGCAGGAAGTCGCGCGATTGATTGACGCCAGAGCTATTTTTGCCGAACGCGAAGAGGGAAAAATGACTCTTCGCCGCGGATTTGAAATAAACCCGGGCGAGCGAGTGCTCGTCGTGGAAGATGTGGTTACCACCGGCGGCTCGATCAAAGAAGTGATGGAATTGATTCGCAAGTTGGACGGCGATATTGTGGGCGCTACTTTTTTGGTCGATCGCAGCCAGGGCAAAGTAAAATTTGACGTTGCGGTGACTTCGCTGTTGCAAATGGACGTGGTAACTTACACGCCAGAAGACTGCCCTTTGTGCAAGGAAAATATTCCTCTGGTCAAACCCGGCAGTCGCAAAATAGCGAAAAGTTAAAAATTTATAAGTTGAATATGAGAGAGGTCGACAATAAATGGCAAAAGAAGTGATGAAATTGGGCGACATTGTCTGCTCCATCGACGCGGAGACTTCCTATCGTGTGCTGCGCAATCAGGAAGAAGATTTTACCATCGCCAGGGAAAAGCCGCGATTGAAAGCAGAAGTTTTGATTTCCGAACAGGAAAACGGCTGGGTGAATTATAAGCTTCCCGACGCGCCGGGTTCCATTCGGGCAAATCCGTTGGGCGCGGAAATCATCAGTCAATGTCGAGGTAAAAAAATGATTGAAACGATTGCTTACGATTTAGCTGATAAATACGATGTTGACGACGACGATGAATTTTTGGAACAAGTCAAAACTTTTTTGAATATTTTTAAAACGTACAAACTAATCTGAGAGAGATAATGAGCAAATTACTGGACTTAGTGAAAGAAAAGTCAATCGTAATTTCTGACGGCGCCTGGGGCACGCTGCTGCATGAAAAGGGTCTTCCTCCCGGCGAATGTCCCGAGTCGTGGAATGTTTCCCATCCGGATATCGTCAGGCAAATTCCGGAAGGCTATATTGCTGCTGGTTCGGAAGTTGTGTTGACTAACAGTTTCGGCGCCAGCCCGTTGAAGCTTGGGTTGTTCAATCTCAGCGAGTCGGCACATGATTTCAACTTTGCTGCGGCAAAAATTTCGCGCGCAGCAGCCGGCGACGAGGTGCTTGTGTTAGCCTCTGTCGGCCCGACCGGACAGTTTTTGGCGCCATTGGGAGAAATTTCAGAAAAAGAAATGATTGAAAATTTTCGGACGCAAATAAAGGGTCTGGCCGACGGCGGCGCCGATGCAATTTTGATTGAAACCATGTCTGACATCGGCGAGGCGAGCTGTGCGGTCAGAGCGGCGCAGGACGTGTGCGATCTGCCAATTTTAGTTTCCATGACCCTGGAAAGAGGGAAACAGGGCTATCGCACGCTGATGGGCAACAGTGTTGCAGAAATTGTGACATTTTTTACAGCGGCAGGCGTGGACATTTTGGGTACGAATTGCGGCAACGGCACCGCCGGGATCGTGGAAATCGTGCAGGAATTTCGCAGCTTCACCGACAAACCGATTGTCGCGCATCCCAATGCCGGTTTGCCTGTCGTGCAGGATGGTGAGACGATTTTCCCGGAGAGACCTGATGAAATGGCTTCTTTGGTGCCTGATCTGGTTGAAGCCGGCGCTAATATTATCGGCGGTTGCTGCGGCACAGGCCCGGATCACATTCGCGCGATTGCGCAGCAAGTACGCGCCATTCGGGCGCAAAAATTCTAACTGTGGGACTCAACCTATTGAAAAAAATCTACGGAAGGGCGGTTAGTTTTGAACGAAGAAGAGATACTTGTTATTTTTCAGCCAAAAAATAAAACGGTCAAAGTTTCTATTGGCACCGATCTTGTGGATGCCGCTGAGAAGGCTGACATCATTATTCCGACTCCCTGCGGGAAAATCGGCAAATGCGGCAAATGCAAAATAAAAATTACAAACATTGAATTGCCTTTTACTCTGCAGGAAGAATTCTGGCTGACACCTGATGAGCGCGAGTCGGGTATTCATCTGGCGTGTCAGGTCAAAGTGGAAGCGCCGCTGGTTGTCGAGATCATCAGCGAAGAAAAAGCAGCGGAAACGAAAATTTTGACCTACGATTTGGCGACTGATTTTGACATTGATCACCATTTGGAAAAAAAATATGTCGAGTTTCAAGCGCCGGACATTGAAAATCAAATTGATGATATCGAAAACCTCGAAGCGAGCGCTTTACAGGATGATCATGCCGTAGATTTGCCGCTGTCTATTTTTCAAAATTTACCAACCTTTTTGCGCAAAAATGATTTTCACGCAACAATCGTTCTGGAAGGGAACCGCATCCTTTCGCTCGAATCATCGGATACGTCTGCGCGACTGTTTGGCGTTGCCGTGGATCTGGGGACGACCACCATCGTGGGCTCGCTCGTTAACATGTACGGCGGAGAAATTTTAGCAATCGCCGCGCGC
Proteins encoded in this region:
- the pyrF gene encoding orotidine-5'-phosphate decarboxylase, translated to MNFNKKLDQICQGKNSLVCVGIDVDLEKVPPFIAREKNALVKFSKVIIDATLPFAAAYKINTAFFEAYGAEGWKAMAEIAEYLPDDVIKVADAKRGDIGNTSRRYARAFFEKLPFDAITVSPYLGFDSVAPFLEQKEKGAFVLCHTTNKGAEDFQRVSDGQNQLYEIVAAKVQSWNALDNCGLVVGATYPEQMREVRALAPELPFLVPGLGAQGGDYELAVSYATDENGRGAIFNASRSILYASSGKDFAERAEEAAREMKEKINSIRENKRGN
- a CDS encoding orotate phosphoribosyltransferase → MTKEEALHIFRETGALLEGHFLLTSGLHSPQYFQCARVLQYPRMAQKLCGEIAIPFVGADIDVVVGPAMGGIVVAQEVARLIDARAIFAEREEGKMTLRRGFEINPGERVLVVEDVVTTGGSIKEVMELIRKLDGDIVGATFLVDRSQGKVKFDVAVTSLLQMDVVTYTPEDCPLCKENIPLVKPGSRKIAKS
- a CDS encoding PqqD family peptide modification chaperone, with protein sequence MAKEVMKLGDIVCSIDAETSYRVLRNQEEDFTIAREKPRLKAEVLISEQENGWVNYKLPDAPGSIRANPLGAEIISQCRGKKMIETIAYDLADKYDVDDDDEFLEQVKTFLNIFKTYKLI
- a CDS encoding methionine synthase codes for the protein MSKLLDLVKEKSIVISDGAWGTLLHEKGLPPGECPESWNVSHPDIVRQIPEGYIAAGSEVVLTNSFGASPLKLGLFNLSESAHDFNFAAAKISRAAAGDEVLVLASVGPTGQFLAPLGEISEKEMIENFRTQIKGLADGGADAILIETMSDIGEASCAVRAAQDVCDLPILVSMTLERGKQGYRTLMGNSVAEIVTFFTAAGVDILGTNCGNGTAGIVEIVQEFRSFTDKPIVAHPNAGLPVVQDGETIFPERPDEMASLVPDLVEAGANIIGGCCGTGPDHIRAIAQQVRAIRAQKF